The segment GAAGGAGACAGTTTTAATCCTTCAGGAGCCTGCAGAATATATGTAGTCACAACGGCAGACATAAATGTGGCAGGAACGGTAGCAATCCAATGGAATTTCTTGTTTCTAAGCATGTACACTGCGGCTGTCCACAGAACGATGGTGGCCAGGGTCTGGTTGGACCATGCAAAGTATCTCCAGATAATGGAGAAGTCGATGAAGTTCAGAGAAAATCCAACGGCAAACAAAGGGATGGCAATCATCAATCTGTTCATGATGTTTTCCTGCTTCAGGTTCAATGAGTCCGCAATGGTCAAACGGGCAGATCTGAAGGCCGTGTCTCCCGAACTGATGGGACAGGCAACAACGCCCAGCATGGCCAGCATTCCGCCGACTGTTCCCAGTAGGCCTACGGAGATTTCTTTAACAACAAGGCCGGCTCCGCCTTGACCTATAACAGCAGCCAGACCGTCAACTCCTCCAAAAAAAGTTACAGAAGCAGCAGCCCATACCAGGGCGATAATCCCTTCAGCAATCATGGCACCAAAGAAAATAGGACGGCCCATCTTTTCATTGGGCAGACAGCGGGACATGATGGGAGACTGGGTCGCATGAAAACCACTGATGGCTCCACAGGCTATTGTAATAAACAGCATGGGGAAAAATGAAAGACCTTTGGGGTGTAGATTGGTCAGGCTGATTTCGGGTATAGAATGTTCACCGAAAAAGAGCATAACTCCCACACCCACTGCCATGATCAGCAGAACAACTCCGAATATGGGATAGATTTTGGCAATGATCTTATCGATAGGCAGGATGGTTGCCACAAAATAGTAGACCAGAATAAGAGAGAGCCAGAACCATTTATTGGCGAAGATACCAGTCATTCCCAAATTTGAAAGGATTCCCGCAGGACCCGCCATGAATACAGTTCCCACAAGGAGAAGCAGGACAACGGAGAAGACCCTCATGACCTGTCTCATCCCGTTTCCAAGATAAATCCCGGTGATTTCAGAAATACTCTTACCATCGTGGCGGACACTCATCATACCGGAAAAAAAGTCATGAACAGCACCGGCAAAAATACATCCGAAGACGATCCACAGGAAGGATGCAGTACCGAAAAGAGCACCCATAACGGCACCATAGATGGGACCGAGGCCTGCAATATTCAAGACCTGAATGAGGAAGATCCTCCAGGGTTTCAAGGGAACAAAATCCACTCCGTCCTGCTGAGTAAACGCAGGGGTTTTCCGTTCGGGTTCAATTCCGAAAATCTTTTCTACGACTTTACCATACACAAAATAACCGACAACCAGTGCGGCCAGACAAACAAGAAAACTGATCATAGTGACTCCTTAGATTCAACGTGAGATCACTTTAGGAATATTTTGAAAAGGACGTGTTGAGTTTTGGAGTGAATGGTAGAAATTCGGGAGTGAATGGTAATGAATGCACTAATCCATATGAAAAAGAGTCTTTAATTCAGCGGTCCTGGATCGGCTGACCGGGATAAGCTCTTCCACATGTTTCAACTTGATGCGGTAGGCATTGTTAAACCATGGCTCAACAGCTTCTACATAATTCAGATTCACAGAATAGCTTCTATGGCATTTAAACAGTGTATCATCAGATATAAGTTCTTCCAGATCACTCAGGGATTTCCTGTAGGTAAAAGAACCGTCCTTTGTATAGATCCGGGAATACTTATCCTCGGCAGTCATCATAAGGATGTTGTCAAAATCAATAGGAATGAACCGCCCGTCATAATAAACTGTCAATTTCCTGATATTCTCTTTGCCGCCAGACAGATTCTCATTGTTGAATAGACTCTTTATTTTCTGTTCAAAATCCGAGATCCCATCCTCTTTCATTAAACGGTTTCGGCCACGGTTCAGAGCTCGTTCCAAACGATCTTCCTCTATGGGCTTCAGAAGATAATCGAGAGCGTTAACATCAAAGGCTTCGATGGCAAACTGATCATAGGCTGTTACAAATATAATCTGAGGAAAATGGGAACGGTCCAGAATCTGACGGGCCGTTTCCAGGCCTGTCATACCGGGCATCTGAATGTCCAGAAGGATAAGGTCCACCTCCTCTTTTTCAAGAGAAGACAGGGCTTTCATACCATTCTCGGCCTGGGCGACGACCTTTACATCCGGTTGTTTTTCCAAAAGCCAGCACAGTTCATCCCGGGCCGGTTTTTCATCATCTACTACAAGGACCCTGATCATAAGGCAGATCCTGAAGGAATAAAAATGCGGGCTGTTGTACCTGCCCCTTCTTCACAGCTCAACTGCAGATCGGAAGAAGGACCATAGAGATTGTGCAGCCGCTGCCTGATATTGACCATGCCGATAGATTTAGCGGGCCTATCCTCAGGATCATCACAGAATCCTTTGTCCCGAATCCCCAGACCATTGTCATGGACTGTCAGAACAGTCCCTCCCGTGACGGATTCTGCCTTGATGGTCACCGTGCCCCCATCGGGACAGGGCTGAATACCATGAATCACAGCATTTTCAACAAGCGGCTGAAGCAGCAGGGGCGGCAGATCCAGATTCAGATCCGGCTGGATTTCATACACGACTTTCAGACGTTCACCGAAACGGGCCTGTTCTATCTCCAGGTAAGCCTTTATATGCTTAATCTCGATCTCAAGGGATACGGAAGTATCTCCGTCCTGAAGATTGTTCCTGTAAAATGTTGCCAGATGAACCAGAAGTTCCCGGCCTTTTTCAGGGTCGGTACGAATCAGAGAGACAATCGTATTGATGGCATTGAAAAGAAAATGAGGATTGATCTGAGCCTGAAGGGCCAGCATTTTGGCTTGACGGAGGAGCTGCTTCTGCTCATCAAGACGGCTCAGTTCCAATTGAGAAGAAATCAGAGTCGCCAGTCCACGGGCCGTTTCGATGTCCGCCTGATTGATGGCATTCTCCTGCCCCTTGTAAAGCTTCAGTGTGCCGATGCATTCGGAATCCCTGAGAAGAGGGGCAATGACGGCAGATTTTAGAGCGCAGTCAGGGTGATAGCAACCGATTTCTTCCTGAGTTGCCGCTGTCATTAAAATGCCCGCCCGCATGGCTTCCTTGGTCATCCTTGTGAGAATCGTCTGGCTGGCTTTATGATGGTCCTTGCCGGCACCGGAATGAACGAGTACCCGGTCCCGATCTGTGAAAGAGACTGCGATCAGAGACATCTCCTTGCGGATAATTTCCGCCGCAGCCGATGCGGTTTCATGATTCAGACCTCTCCTGAACAAAGCCAATGTCTGGTCTGCAATCTTCAGAACCTGATGAGACTGGCGGGCAGCCATCCTCTCTCCTTCACTGAAGAGATTCTCAAATACAAGGATGATCAGAGAGCAGCCGATGGAATTCGCTGCAATCATGGGGATGCCGATAACCTTCACCAGGTTGACCGCATCCGGAAAAGGCCTTGCTGTCATCAGAATCAGAACCATCTGCATGACCTCAGCGGTGGCGGCCGCTCCCAGAGCAAACAATGGTTTCCTCACTGAGCGGTAAAAAAGGGGACTCAAAAATCCCGCCAGGGCTCCTTCTGCTATGGTTGAGAGCATACAGGATATCGCCGTGAAACCGCCTACATCGATGCCCCATCTGTGAATCCCGGCGATCAGTCCGGCAAAGATTCCGACAACAGGTCCTCCCAGAAGTCCACCGACAAAAACAGGAACCATCCGGGCGTTGGCCAGGGCTCCCTGAATAGGCACGCCTGTGTAGGTTCCCACCGTCCCCAGTATCCCCAGAACAAGAATGGGAAACAGAAGATCCCGGGTGTTATGATTCTGATTCCGATTCCGGATCATTCTGGTAAACATGCCCAGGCGGGATAACAACAGAGCGACTATGATATTCAGCCCGGTCTGCTGAACCAGGGCGATAATGATCTGAATGATGAGTTTATCACTGTGCATAGGAGAAGTATAAACGGGAGCGTCCCCGGTGAAAAGGGAAATCCCGTTGACAAAATTGAGAGGGACGGTTTAATGGACGCCCCTCCTGTTTCATTCAGAGCTGAATGCTCTCCATTTCATCCCGGGTCGGCGGATTGGCTCCGCTGCGGCTGCAGTTGATACCGGCGGCTTTATTGGCAAAGTCACCCAGTTCTGTGAGTTCATCCCGGCTCAGGGAACTTATCTCATCCCTGGTAAAGAGCCCGCGGAGATGAAACCAGCTCAGCATGGCACCGTGAAAGGTATCCCCCGCCCCGATTGTATCAGCCACGGGAAGATCAAAGAGAGGAGATGTGACGGTATGATCTTTTGTGATCAGTCTGGCACCCTTCTTACCCTCTGTTAAGGCAACCAGAGGAACACCATAAGAAAGAATCCGTGCAACTCCAGCATCAAGATTCATTGAAGGATAGAGCCATTCAAAATCTTCATCACTCAGTTTTACAATGGAACAGACCTTACAGAGCTCCTCAAATCTTTTAATGTATACACCTTTGTCCGGGACAAGAGAAGGCCGGATATTCGGATCAAAGGAGAGGAGATATCCGGAACATCTCTTGATTAGAAAATCGCTGAGTACAGTTCCGCAAGGTTCCTGAGACAGTGAAATTGAACCGAAATGAATGATCCTGGTATCCCCGGGAAGGGACAGTTGATCCAGTTCACCCTTCCTCCAGGACTTATCAGCGGTCTGATTTGCAAAAAAGGCGTATTTTGCCTGACCGTCATTCTGCTTCTGCACAAATGAAAGGGTACTGGATTCATCGGTACGGATAACCAGCTTTGTTCCTACAGAATTTTTATTCAGATGATCCATCAGCTGATTTCCAAACAAATCCGTACTGACCCGGCCCAGGTACTGACCGGGAATGCCCATTCTCGCTATGGCAACGGAAGTATTGTAGGGAGATCCCCCTGGAAATCCTATAAACTCCAAACCTTTCTGACTGACAAAATCGATCAATCCTTCTCCTAAACTGATAATCATAAACCCCTCCTGTTATGGTATTGAAACTCTCTTATTATCCTTGCTGCCGCAGGAATCACGTACAATAATCTCACAGCTGTGAATGACATTCTTTTGCTGTGCACTGCTTTTGCTTTCTATCATTTGAATTATCATATTAATGGCAGATCTGCCAATCTGTTCCGTTGGTTGACGAACCACAGTCAAAGGCGTTTTTAAAAGGGTCAGCCAGCGGGCATCATCATAGCCGATCATCCTGAGATCTTCGGGTATTTTGATTTTCAATTTCTCGGCGGCCAGAAAGGAGGTGTAGGAAAGAACCTCGTTTGTACATAGGAGTCCATCCGGCCGCTGCTGTTTCAGCCAATCGGCCAAAGAGTCAACTGATTCTCTCCGATGTTCCGTCCTGTATACACAAGGATCAAGGGCAAACCTGTTTATGCCCTTCAAATACCCTTTGAAACGTTCTCCCATGGTATAAAACTCATCTCCATATCCAATAAATCCGACCTTTCTGCATCCCCTGTCCAGAAGGATCTCCGTGACTCTTTGAGCAGACCCTTCATTATCAATGCCAATAAAACAGCCTCTGGCACTTTGAGTCTTCCTGTCAATCTGGACATAGGGTTTAGAGGAATGATTCTCCCACTGAAACTCTTTATATTGATTTACCGGAGAAATGATTAATCCGTCGACTCCCTTCTGGAGGAGCAAGTTGATGTATAGATCTTCTTTCTGACTGCTGCCTTCGGAATCGCAGAGCATAATATTATACCCCTGGTCACTGGCAATCTTTTCAATGGACTTGACGATCTCCGAAAAGAAGGTCTCGCTGATATCAGAAAGTATGATCCCGATTGTTTTTGTCCCCTTCCCTTTGAGACTCCGGGCCAGAATATTCGGCTCATACCCGAGCTCAGAGACAACCCTGAGAATCTTGTTTTTCGTTGACTCTTCTACAAGGCGGGTTCCATTTAAGGCGTGAGATACAGTGGTGACTGAAACACCCACTGCCTGGGCGACATCCTTCATGGTGATGCGATGTGTTGTTCTGTTCATACTATGACATCCAGCCCCTCAAACCTTCCCGCAATCGTTTGGCCAATCGTTTACACAGTTTTACATGGAACTATTTGTCTGTCAAGATTGACCGCTCAATCTTCACCCGAAGATGCTATCTGTAAGAAATGAGAAGGCCTCCGAACTCACATTAAATCATCGGAATATTAATAATCATTGTTCCCTTCGTTCCGGACACTGCATCAATCTTTCCTTTAAAATGTTCCTTGATCAATAAATGTGCTGCAGTCAATCCTGACCCCTGTCGCCCTGGTTTGCTTGAAAAACCAAATTTAAAAATCTGCTTTATTACTTTTTCCGAAATCCCCGGACCCGAATCCAGAATGGATATAATCAGATGATTTTCCAGAATACTGATACGAATAGAACAAGTATGATGTTCAAAATCCTCCTGAATCGCATCCAGGGCATTATCGAGAAGGGATAGGAGAGCCTGCTTCAGTGATTTATATCTGTTGGGAAGATTGATATCTCCTTTGATCAACCACTGAATCGTAATCTCATCAGGAATAAGATTTTTCAGATCATCAAACAGTGCCTTTAGGCTGAGCTGTTCTTTCTTATCATAGGCTTCCTCTTGTGGAGTTATTTCAGTAATAATATCGATCAATTTATACTGAAGGTCCTGCAGATTATCATGCAATGTATGAACCGCCGCAGTGACATCCGGGTTAAGTCGATTCTTTTGA is part of the Oceanispirochaeta sp. genome and harbors:
- a CDS encoding carbohydrate kinase; translation: MIISLGEGLIDFVSQKGLEFIGFPGGSPYNTSVAIARMGIPGQYLGRVSTDLFGNQLMDHLNKNSVGTKLVIRTDESSTLSFVQKQNDGQAKYAFFANQTADKSWRKGELDQLSLPGDTRIIHFGSISLSQEPCGTVLSDFLIKRCSGYLLSFDPNIRPSLVPDKGVYIKRFEELCKVCSIVKLSDEDFEWLYPSMNLDAGVARILSYGVPLVALTEGKKGARLITKDHTVTSPLFDLPVADTIGAGDTFHGAMLSWFHLRGLFTRDEISSLSRDELTELGDFANKAAGINCSRSGANPPTRDEMESIQL
- a CDS encoding carbon starvation protein A; translation: MISFLVCLAALVVGYFVYGKVVEKIFGIEPERKTPAFTQQDGVDFVPLKPWRIFLIQVLNIAGLGPIYGAVMGALFGTASFLWIVFGCIFAGAVHDFFSGMMSVRHDGKSISEITGIYLGNGMRQVMRVFSVVLLLLVGTVFMAGPAGILSNLGMTGIFANKWFWLSLILVYYFVATILPIDKIIAKIYPIFGVVLLIMAVGVGVMLFFGEHSIPEISLTNLHPKGLSFFPMLFITIACGAISGFHATQSPIMSRCLPNEKMGRPIFFGAMIAEGIIALVWAAASVTFFGGVDGLAAVIGQGGAGLVVKEISVGLLGTVGGMLAMLGVVACPISSGDTAFRSARLTIADSLNLKQENIMNRLMIAIPLFAVGFSLNFIDFSIIWRYFAWSNQTLATIVLWTAAVYMLRNKKFHWIATVPATFMSAVVTTYILQAPEGLKLSPS
- a CDS encoding LytS/YhcK type 5TM receptor domain-containing protein gives rise to the protein MHSDKLIIQIIIALVQQTGLNIIVALLLSRLGMFTRMIRNRNQNHNTRDLLFPILVLGILGTVGTYTGVPIQGALANARMVPVFVGGLLGGPVVGIFAGLIAGIHRWGIDVGGFTAISCMLSTIAEGALAGFLSPLFYRSVRKPLFALGAAATAEVMQMVLILMTARPFPDAVNLVKVIGIPMIAANSIGCSLIILVFENLFSEGERMAARQSHQVLKIADQTLALFRRGLNHETASAAAEIIRKEMSLIAVSFTDRDRVLVHSGAGKDHHKASQTILTRMTKEAMRAGILMTAATQEEIGCYHPDCALKSAVIAPLLRDSECIGTLKLYKGQENAINQADIETARGLATLISSQLELSRLDEQKQLLRQAKMLALQAQINPHFLFNAINTIVSLIRTDPEKGRELLVHLATFYRNNLQDGDTSVSLEIEIKHIKAYLEIEQARFGERLKVVYEIQPDLNLDLPPLLLQPLVENAVIHGIQPCPDGGTVTIKAESVTGGTVLTVHDNGLGIRDKGFCDDPEDRPAKSIGMVNIRQRLHNLYGPSSDLQLSCEEGAGTTARIFIPSGSAL
- a CDS encoding LacI family DNA-binding transcriptional regulator, which gives rise to MNRTTHRITMKDVAQAVGVSVTTVSHALNGTRLVEESTKNKILRVVSELGYEPNILARSLKGKGTKTIGIILSDISETFFSEIVKSIEKIASDQGYNIMLCDSEGSSQKEDLYINLLLQKGVDGLIISPVNQYKEFQWENHSSKPYVQIDRKTQSARGCFIGIDNEGSAQRVTEILLDRGCRKVGFIGYGDEFYTMGERFKGYLKGINRFALDPCVYRTEHRRESVDSLADWLKQQRPDGLLCTNEVLSYTSFLAAEKLKIKIPEDLRMIGYDDARWLTLLKTPLTVVRQPTEQIGRSAINMIIQMIESKSSAQQKNVIHSCEIIVRDSCGSKDNKRVSIP
- a CDS encoding LytTR family DNA-binding domain-containing protein is translated as MIRVLVVDDEKPARDELCWLLEKQPDVKVVAQAENGMKALSSLEKEEVDLILLDIQMPGMTGLETARQILDRSHFPQIIFVTAYDQFAIEAFDVNALDYLLKPIEEDRLERALNRGRNRLMKEDGISDFEQKIKSLFNNENLSGGKENIRKLTVYYDGRFIPIDFDNILMMTAEDKYSRIYTKDGSFTYRKSLSDLEELISDDTLFKCHRSYSVNLNYVEAVEPWFNNAYRIKLKHVEELIPVSRSRTAELKTLFHMD